TGACCGACAAAGCTAGTAACGTTGAAGTGACGTTGCAGGTTTTCAACCAGTTGCCAGTTATTTACACTTATATGTGGCATATAACGGACAATGCCCGCAACAGGATCAACCAACCCCGGCAGCACCACAGAAATTGCAATAAGCTCGCGGATACGGCGCTGGTGGCTGACGATAAAGTCGCTGATAGACTGAAAAAGCACGGCTTCCAGCGATGCCTGCGTTTTTTCTTGCAGTTCGTAGTGTGCCTCTTCCAGTGCTTTTCCCTGCAAATCGTATAACGCAATGGTGGCGTCGTAACGGCCGAGACGAACGGCGATGGTATGGAAAGGACGATTTTCGGTGATAATCGAAATGGCGCGTCTGCCGCCGGTGGAGGCTTGCTGATCGACTTCTTTGATGAGCCCACGTTCCAGAAGCTGGCGGGTGATTTTGGTGACGCTGGCGGGTGCAAGCTGGCTCTGTTCTGCTATCTGAATTCGTGAGATCGGGCCTTGCTGATCAATCAGGCGGTAAACCACCGCGCTGTTTAATTGTTTAACCAGATCGACATTCCCTATCTGCGCTTGTCCGCCTGTGGTCATTAAGAAATTACTCGCTTAGGTTTAACTCAACGTTGGGTAAACGTTATCTCCGGTTACCCAACGAATTTCCGCGTTACCCCAAGGCGTTTCTCGTTTTATCCCCAAACAGGATTACCGCTAACAAACGTCTTGAGAATGTGATAGTCACGGTCAAAGACGGTCAGGTTGGCCACTTTACCGCTTTCAATACTGCCTAACTGCTTATCGACGCCGATGGCGCGAGCGGGATAGAGCGTTGCCATCCGAATCGCTTCATCCAGCGCAATACCCGCGTGTTCGACGCTATTACGCACGGCGTCAATCATAGTCAGTGCCGAGCCGCTCAGGGTGCCGTGTTCATCGACACAAACGCCATCACGGTAGTATATGGTTTTACCAGCAAAAATGAACTGGTCAATATCCGCACCTGCGGGAGCCGTGGCGTCGGTCACCAGCACCAGTTTATCTCCCTTGATACGTTTACTGTTGCGAATATTGGCCCAGTCAACGTGTCGTCCATCCGCGATAATACCGCAATAGACTTCCGGGGCGTCGTAAATCGCGCCAACGAGCCCAGGTTCGCGGCCAGTCAGATACGGCATGGCGTTGAACAGGTGGGTGGCGAAACGAATACCCGCGGCAAAACCCCGCTTAGCCTGTTCCCAGGTGGCATTGGAATGCCCAGCAGAGACGATGATACCCGCCGCTGTCAACTGGCGGATGAACGACGGCTCGACTTCTTCCGGTGCCAGCGTGATTTTCGTAATGGCATCTGCATTGGCGCACAAAAAGTCGACCAGTTCTTGCGTCGGTTGACGAATAAAAGCAGGGTCATGCGTGCCTTTCTTTAGCACATTCAGCCACGGACCTTCGAGATGCAGCCCAAGCGCCTGATGCTGATTCTGCGTCAGCCAGTTTCTCATCACGTTGATGCTGTGCTTCATGAACGCATCGCTGGAGGTAATCAGCGTAGGTAAAAAGCTGGTGCAGCCTGAACGCTGGTTCGCTTGCTGCATGATCTCCAGCGTGTCGACGGAGATTGTGTCCAGCGAGTCATTAAACTGCACGCCGCCGCAGCCGTTCAGTTGGAGATCGATAAACCCCGGCGCGAGAAACGCGCCGCCCAGGTCGTGTTGTTCAATGTCGGCAGGAAGCTCGGCAAGTGGGCAGACCTGCTCGATCAGCCCATCGGCAATCACGACAGCGTGATTATCCAGAATCTGATGGCCGGTAAAAATCCGGCTATGGGTTAACGCGTACATCATCAACTCCCGCGATCGGTTAGAGATTTTTCATACTTTCCGTTTCTAACTCACGGAAATATTTAACAGTTTTCACCTTCAGCTCCATTGTTGAAGGCTCGTCACAAACCATGATGGCTTTGGCGTGAAGTTGCAGACAGCTGATGGTCCACATATGGTTGACGTTACCTTCTACCGCAGCCTGTAGCGCTTGTGCTTTGTTGCGTCCGGTCACCAGAATCATCACTTCTTCGGCATCCAGCAGCGTCCCAACGCCCACGGTTAGGGCGAATTTAGGCACCAGGCTGACGTCCCCGCCGAAGAAACGGGAATTCGCGATACGGGTTTCTTCCGTCAACGTTTTGATGCGGGTGCGGGAAGCCAGAGAAGAAGCGGGTTCATTGAAGGCGATATGCCCATCATTGCCCACGCCTCCCATGAAAAGATGAATTTTCCCGTAGGATTTTATTTTCTCTTCATAGCGGCGACATTCTGCTGTGGTGTCTTCGGTGTTGCCGTTCAACAGGTTAATGTTTTCACGCGGAATATCAATGTGATTGAAGAAATTCTGATACATGAAGGTATGATAGCTTTCTGGGTGGTCGGTTGGCAGGCCGACATATTCATCCATATTAAAGGTCACAACATATTTGAAGCTCACCAGGCCAGCGTTATGCATGGCGACCAGCGATTTGTAAGCCTCCAGCGGTGAACTGCCTGTTGGTAACCCGAGGATGAAAGGGCGATCTGCGCTGGGCTTGTAAGTGTTAATTCTTTCAACGATGTGGCGGGCGGCCCATTTTCCGACGTCGGCGGCGGTGGTTAAAGGAATGAGTCTCATCAGCGCTCTCCTGATTTTCTAGTGGAATTAAATACGTTATTGCGAAAATCGCGCCAACTGCGCGTTTAGTCTATGCATTAAAATTAGTTTACTCTGTTTTTTTTAATCTTGAAATAAGTTGGGATTTTATTCAGGTATAAACTTTTTGTATGCAGTTTTTTGGTGACTTTTATCACATAATTACGGGGTTTAATTTGTGTAGCGAATTATTTTTCTTACACTCCCCCTGGAACCACCGCTGGCCATGTTTTTTAACAATGAAGCTTTCGACAGTGAAGTTTTTCGGCAGTGAAATTGATTGGCAGGTTTGTTTGCCCCACAACATTTCATTTACCTCGCAAAGGTAAGAGAGGGAAAAGTGAGTACTCTGAGCTATTTACAAAAAGTCGGTCGGGCATTGATGGTGCCTGTCGCGACGCTGCCTGCTGCCGCTATCCTGATGGGGATAGGTTATTGGATTGATCCGGTTGGCTGGGGAAGTGAGAACGCGTTGGCGGCACTTCTCATCAAATCGGGTGAGGCGATTATCGGGCATATGGCGATGCTGTTTGCGGTCGGCGTTGCTTACGGTATGTCGAAAGATAAGGATGGTGCGGCAGCCTTGACCGGTTTTGTCGGTTATCTGGTGCTGACTACGCTGTGTTCACCTGCCGTGGTTGCTATGATCCAACGCATCCCCGTTGAACAGGTGCCCGCTGCGTTTGGCAAGATTGAAAACCAGTTCATCGGGATTCTTGTCGGTGTCATGTCCGCTGAGCTGTATAACCGCTTCAGTCAGGTTGAATTGACTAAAGCGCTGTCGTTCTTCAGCGGACGCCGTCTGGTGCCGATTCTGGTGTCTTTCCTAATGATTCTGGTCGCGTTCATTTTAATGTACGTCTGGCCGGTCATTTACAATGCTCTGGTATCATTCGGCGAATACATTCAGCAGTTGGGTTCGGTTGGCGCCGGGGTTTACGCCTTCTTTAACCGCTTGCTGATTCCTGTTGGGTTACACCATGCGTTGAATTCCGTGTTCTGGTTTGATGTCGCGGGTATCAACGATATTCCTAACTTCCTGGCGGGTCAGCAGTCTATCGATTCTGGCAAAGCCTTGGTGGGGATCACCGGACGTTATCAGGCGGGTTTCTTCCCGATTATGATGTTTGGCTTGCCGGGAGCCGCGCTGGCGATTTACCACTGCGCACGCCCTGAGAACAAAAGCAAAGTGGCCGGGATTATGCTGGCGGCAGCGTTTGCTTCATTCTTCACTGGGATCACCGAGCCGCTGGAATTTTCGTTTATGTTTGTTGCGCCCGTGCTGTATTTCCTGCATGCGTTACTGACAGGGGTTTCCGTCTTTATTGCTGCGAGCATGCATTGGATCGCTGGTTTTGGTTTCAGTGCTGGTTTGGTGGACATGGTGCTGTCTTCGCGTAACCCGCTTGCCACTCAGTGGTACATGCTGCTCGCACAGGGGCTGGTATTCTTCGTCATTTACTATGTCGTGTTCCGTTTTACCATCACGCGTTTCAATCTGTTAACGCCGGGGCGCGAGTTGGCAGTGAGCGGTAGCGAGGCCGATGGCTATGACGTGATTAAGGCATCTTCAGGTAAGAAGTCAAACGATACAGCTGAATTGGCACAGGGGTATTTGCAGGCGCTTGGTGGCAAAGCCAATCTGATTGGTATCGATGCCTGTATCACGCGTTTGCGTTTGAACGTGGCTGATTCCTCTCTGGTTGATGATGCACTGGCGAAACGTCTTGGCGCGGCGGGTGTGATTCGCCTGAATAAACAAAGCGTACAGATTGTCGTGGGTACGCAGGCTGAATCGATCGCCACTGCGCTGAAAGCCGAGTATGACAAAATATAATAGTATGACAAGGCGTAATATAATGGCGGTGGTGGTGTAACGCCGTGTCATGTCGATGACATTAAGGGGGGGGAGAGCAATCTCGCCCCTTTTTTTCGTTATGAATAATTAACGGTTGTTTCCCAGCGTAGCTTGTTGGATCATTGTCGGTTATACGTCGTTTTAGCATTGAGGAATGAAGAATGAGTGAGGCTGAAGCCCGCCCGACTAACTTTATCCGTCAGATTATTGATGAAGATCTGGCCTCCGGTAAGCATGATCATATTCAGACGCGTTTCCCGCCAGAGCCGAACGGCTATCTGCATATTGGGCATGCCAAATCTATCTGCCTGAATTTTGGTATCGCGCGTGACTATCAGGGGCAGTGCAATCTGCGTTTTGACGACACTAATCCGGTAAAAGAAGATATCGAATACGTTGAGTCGATCAAACGTGACGTCGAGTGGCTGGGTTTTTCATGGAGCGGCGACGTTCGCTATTCTTCTGATTATTTCGATCAACTGCATGCTTATGCGGTTGAGCTGATCGGTAAAGGACTGGCTTACGTTGATGAACTGACGCCTGAGCAGATCCGTGAATACCGCGGCACGTTGACGGCACCGGGCAAAAATAGCCCTTACCGCGATCGTACCGTGCAGGAAAACCTGGCGCTGTTTGAAAAAATGCGCAACGGCGGGTTTGCTGAAGGTACAGCCTGTTTGCGTGCAAAAATCGATATGGCATCGTCCTTTATCGTGATGCGTGATCCGGTGTTGTATCGCATTAAATTTGCCGATCACCACCAGACCGGTAATAAGTGGTGCATCTACCCGATGTATGACTTCACCCACTGCATTTCCGATGCGCTGGAAGGGATCACGCATTCGTTGTGTACGCT
The window above is part of the Pectobacterium araliae genome. Proteins encoded here:
- the nagA gene encoding N-acetylglucosamine-6-phosphate deacetylase, giving the protein MYALTHSRIFTGHQILDNHAVVIADGLIEQVCPLAELPADIEQHDLGGAFLAPGFIDLQLNGCGGVQFNDSLDTISVDTLEIMQQANQRSGCTSFLPTLITSSDAFMKHSINVMRNWLTQNQHQALGLHLEGPWLNVLKKGTHDPAFIRQPTQELVDFLCANADAITKITLAPEEVEPSFIRQLTAAGIIVSAGHSNATWEQAKRGFAAGIRFATHLFNAMPYLTGREPGLVGAIYDAPEVYCGIIADGRHVDWANIRNSKRIKGDKLVLVTDATAPAGADIDQFIFAGKTIYYRDGVCVDEHGTLSGSALTMIDAVRNSVEHAGIALDEAIRMATLYPARAIGVDKQLGSIESGKVANLTVFDRDYHILKTFVSGNPVWG
- the nagB gene encoding glucosamine-6-phosphate deaminase, encoding MRLIPLTTAADVGKWAARHIVERINTYKPSADRPFILGLPTGSSPLEAYKSLVAMHNAGLVSFKYVVTFNMDEYVGLPTDHPESYHTFMYQNFFNHIDIPRENINLLNGNTEDTTAECRRYEEKIKSYGKIHLFMGGVGNDGHIAFNEPASSLASRTRIKTLTEETRIANSRFFGGDVSLVPKFALTVGVGTLLDAEEVMILVTGRNKAQALQAAVEGNVNHMWTISCLQLHAKAIMVCDEPSTMELKVKTVKYFRELETESMKNL
- the nagE gene encoding N-acetylglucosamine-specific PTS transporter subunit IIBC, with amino-acid sequence MSTLSYLQKVGRALMVPVATLPAAAILMGIGYWIDPVGWGSENALAALLIKSGEAIIGHMAMLFAVGVAYGMSKDKDGAAALTGFVGYLVLTTLCSPAVVAMIQRIPVEQVPAAFGKIENQFIGILVGVMSAELYNRFSQVELTKALSFFSGRRLVPILVSFLMILVAFILMYVWPVIYNALVSFGEYIQQLGSVGAGVYAFFNRLLIPVGLHHALNSVFWFDVAGINDIPNFLAGQQSIDSGKALVGITGRYQAGFFPIMMFGLPGAALAIYHCARPENKSKVAGIMLAAAFASFFTGITEPLEFSFMFVAPVLYFLHALLTGVSVFIAASMHWIAGFGFSAGLVDMVLSSRNPLATQWYMLLAQGLVFFVIYYVVFRFTITRFNLLTPGRELAVSGSEADGYDVIKASSGKKSNDTAELAQGYLQALGGKANLIGIDACITRLRLNVADSSLVDDALAKRLGAAGVIRLNKQSVQIVVGTQAESIATALKAEYDKI